In Hamadaea flava, a genomic segment contains:
- a CDS encoding ABC transporter ATP-binding protein, producing METSIEVRDLRKRYRGAVAVDGLSFTVRAGEVTGFIGPNGAGKSTTMRLILGLDAADGGTALVGGADYRTLRAPLTHVGALLEPGAVHPGRRGRDHLLWMAHSNGISRKRVDEVLDQVGLASAGKRRAGTYSLGMQQRLGIAAALLGDPPVLLLDEPVNGLDPDGIVWIRGLLRSLAAEGRVVLVSSHLMSELEDTADHLVIIGRGKLVADTSVAKLLAAASKDRVEVRTAQRTEAMTVLANAGATVSVTGSDTVIVEGLPPDGIGGLLTGGGVSFTELRRHRASLEEAYMELTRSSVEFTPASAGAPADGTAVEEASR from the coding sequence ATGGAAACTTCCATCGAGGTACGCGACCTGCGCAAGCGTTATCGCGGCGCGGTCGCGGTCGACGGGCTGTCGTTCACCGTGCGAGCCGGTGAGGTGACCGGCTTCATCGGCCCCAACGGGGCGGGCAAGTCCACGACGATGCGGCTCATCCTGGGCCTGGACGCGGCCGACGGCGGAACCGCGCTGGTCGGCGGGGCGGACTATCGGACGCTGCGCGCGCCGCTGACCCACGTCGGCGCGCTGCTCGAACCGGGCGCGGTGCACCCGGGCCGGCGCGGCCGGGACCATCTGCTGTGGATGGCCCACAGCAACGGCATCTCCCGCAAGCGGGTCGACGAGGTGCTCGACCAGGTCGGCCTGGCATCGGCCGGCAAGCGCCGGGCCGGCACATACTCGCTCGGCATGCAACAGCGGCTCGGCATCGCCGCCGCGCTGCTCGGCGACCCGCCGGTGCTGCTGCTCGACGAGCCGGTCAACGGGCTGGACCCGGACGGCATCGTGTGGATCCGGGGCCTGCTGCGGTCGCTGGCCGCCGAAGGACGGGTCGTGCTCGTGTCCAGCCACTTGATGAGCGAACTGGAGGACACCGCCGACCATCTGGTCATCATCGGGCGCGGCAAGCTCGTCGCCGACACCAGCGTCGCCAAACTGCTGGCCGCCGCGTCGAAGGACCGCGTCGAGGTACGCACCGCGCAGCGTACGGAGGCGATGACGGTGCTGGCCAACGCCGGGGCGACCGTGTCGGTCACCGGCTCGGACACCGTCATCGTCGAGGGGCTGCCGCCGGACGGGATCGGCGGCCTGCTCACCGGCGGCGGGGTCTCGTTCACCGAACTGCGACGACACCGCGCTTCGCTCGAGGAGGCGTACATGGAGCTGACGCGCTCCTCGGTGGAGTTCACTCCCGCCTCAGCCGGTGCTCCGGCCGACGGCACGGCGGTCGAGGAGGCGAGCCGATGA
- a CDS encoding ATP-binding protein produces the protein MFSRIAIVNRGEAAMRLIHAVRELNATDGAPPIETIALYTEAERTATFVREADQSFCIGPASARPYLDHAVLERALIETRADAAWVGWGFVAEDPAFAEMCEKIGVTFIGPSPEAMRRLGDKIGSKLIAEEVGVPVAPWSRGAVETLEAAKRAAAEIGYPLMLKATAGGGGRGIRVVRSDGELTEAYERTSLEAERAFGSGIVFLERLVTGARHVEVQVIADGQGTAWALGVRDCSVQRRNQKVIEESSSPVLAPEQVAELKGAAERLALAVDYRGAGTVEFLYHPGEKLFAFLEVNTRLQVEHPITESTTDFDLVKAQIHVAGGGRLGDRVPTEIGHAVEARLNAEDPDRDFAPSPGRIERLTLPAGPGVRVDTGVSEGDVIPADFDSMIAKIIAYGRTREEALGRLRRAVAETTVIIEGGATNKSFLLDLLDQPEVIDASADTGWIDRVRAEGRLVSTQHSGVALAAAAIEAYEDEATVERQRLLSTAHGGRPQVQHESGRPIDLKLRGATYRVTVAQTGPGRFRVCVGDGDSSTVDVELERFDEHTGRIVVNGRRYRLVTDTHGPIHLVEVDGVTHRVSHDEGGVLRSPAPALVVATPLAVGDEVEAGAPVLVLESMKMETVLRSPVKARVKECLVSVGSQVETGAPLLRLEPIGDDTATEVVESEAVDLDLPAEPTDRTIEERVTRGIADLTSLLLGYDLDPRDERRALSSYLAARVDLGYRPLRREAGLLQVFADLSELSRNRPAGEENKADTRVHSPREYFHTYLQSLDVERAGLSETFRTRLARALAHYGIDDFERTPELEDAVFRIFLAQQRAAADVSVIVTFLQQWLTEPLPPENLREQVGQALEHLIAATQLRFPAVADLARSIVFRWAAQPMLRRKRAEVYADVRGHLRYLDEHPDAADRGERIAKMVATPEPLVRLLGQRIGRPGADHGPMLEVLSRRYYGNRGLIEATCADRAGAAFFTAAYDRDGGRFRLVATAADHADLPAALAEVAALSTQDTVADVYVTWDHQPDADTMAATLRQILDQAGLLDVVQRVTMTVAGDAGAAMHHHFTFLPGSGEDLVIRGLHPLIAQRLQLPRLRNFTLNRLPSADEEVYVFHCVAPDNPADERIAAMAQVRDLTPLRDGEGRIVALPAVEGALDACLDAIRKAQAQRPAKKRFDTNRITLYVWPPIELSVAELNDVAHRVLPITAGAGLEEVLFIGRQRDEATGELIEIAVKISYDQGMQISAAEPTNEPIQPLDDYRQKVLAARRRGTTYPYELTDMLAGTDGTFIEHDLDDTGALVPVDRPKGQNKAGLVAGVVRTPTERYPEGVTRVVLLGDPTKALGALSEPECARVIAALDLAERMRVPLDWFALSAGARISMDSGTENMDWVAAALKRIVEFTQAGGEINIVVAGITVGAQPYWNAEATMLMHTKGILVMTPDSAMVLTGKQSLDFSGGVSAEDNFGIGGYDRVMGPNGQAQYWAPDLRGAREVLMAHYDHAYVAPGETRPRRAATTDPTDRDVSGYPHSMPDSDFTTVGEIFSKERNPDRKKAFDIRSLMRALADQDHAVLERWAGMADAETAVVQDVHLGGIPVTLLGIESRSVSRRGFPPTDGPDTYTAGTLFPQSSKKAARAINAASGNRPLVVLANLSGFDGSPESMRKLQLEYGAEIGRAIVNFQGPIVFTVISRYHGGAFVVFSKALNPSMTVLAVDGSFASVIGGAPAAAVVFVGDVNGRTAKDVRVTDLEKAIAAASGAERAALISQLTEVRSSVRAEKLGEVAAEFDRVHSIQRAVEVGSVDAIIRPEELRPQIIAAVERGLAA, from the coding sequence GTGTTCAGCCGTATCGCCATCGTCAACCGGGGAGAGGCCGCGATGCGGCTCATCCACGCCGTCCGCGAGCTCAACGCGACGGACGGGGCTCCGCCGATCGAGACCATCGCCCTCTACACCGAGGCCGAGCGCACCGCGACCTTCGTCCGCGAGGCGGATCAGAGCTTCTGCATCGGGCCCGCGTCGGCCCGGCCGTACCTGGACCATGCCGTCCTGGAACGCGCGCTGATCGAGACCCGCGCCGACGCGGCCTGGGTCGGCTGGGGCTTCGTGGCCGAGGACCCGGCCTTCGCCGAGATGTGCGAGAAGATCGGCGTGACCTTCATCGGCCCGAGCCCGGAGGCCATGCGCCGACTGGGCGACAAGATCGGCTCGAAGCTGATCGCCGAAGAGGTCGGCGTGCCCGTCGCGCCGTGGAGCCGGGGCGCCGTCGAGACGCTCGAGGCGGCCAAGCGCGCCGCCGCCGAGATCGGCTACCCGTTGATGCTCAAAGCGACCGCCGGCGGCGGCGGCCGGGGCATCCGGGTCGTGCGCAGCGACGGCGAGCTGACCGAGGCGTACGAGCGGACCAGCCTGGAGGCCGAACGCGCCTTCGGCAGCGGCATCGTCTTCCTGGAGCGCCTGGTCACCGGGGCGCGCCACGTCGAGGTGCAGGTCATCGCGGACGGTCAGGGCACCGCTTGGGCGCTCGGCGTACGCGACTGCTCGGTGCAGCGGCGCAACCAGAAGGTCATCGAGGAGTCCTCCTCGCCGGTGCTGGCCCCCGAGCAGGTCGCCGAGCTGAAGGGGGCGGCCGAGCGGCTGGCCCTGGCGGTGGACTACCGAGGCGCGGGCACCGTCGAGTTCCTGTACCACCCGGGTGAGAAGCTGTTCGCCTTCCTGGAGGTCAACACCCGGCTGCAGGTCGAGCACCCGATCACCGAGTCGACCACCGACTTCGACCTGGTCAAGGCCCAGATCCACGTGGCGGGCGGCGGCCGGCTGGGCGACCGCGTACCGACCGAGATCGGGCACGCCGTCGAGGCGCGGCTCAACGCCGAGGACCCGGATCGCGACTTCGCCCCGTCCCCCGGCCGCATCGAGCGGCTGACCCTGCCCGCCGGTCCCGGCGTACGGGTGGACACCGGGGTCAGCGAGGGCGACGTCATCCCGGCCGACTTCGACTCCATGATCGCCAAGATCATCGCGTACGGGCGGACCCGGGAGGAGGCGCTCGGCCGGTTGCGCCGGGCCGTCGCCGAGACCACGGTCATCATCGAAGGCGGCGCGACCAACAAGAGCTTCCTGCTCGACCTGCTCGACCAGCCCGAGGTGATCGACGCCAGCGCCGACACCGGCTGGATCGACCGCGTACGCGCCGAGGGCCGGCTCGTGTCCACCCAGCACTCCGGGGTGGCGCTGGCCGCCGCCGCGATCGAGGCGTACGAGGACGAGGCGACGGTCGAGCGGCAGCGGCTGCTGTCGACGGCGCACGGCGGCCGTCCGCAGGTGCAGCACGAGAGCGGCCGTCCGATCGATCTGAAGCTGCGTGGCGCGACCTATCGGGTGACGGTGGCGCAGACCGGTCCGGGGCGGTTCCGCGTCTGCGTCGGCGACGGCGATTCCTCCACTGTGGATGTCGAGCTGGAGCGGTTCGACGAGCACACCGGCCGCATCGTGGTCAACGGCCGCCGCTACCGGCTCGTCACCGACACGCACGGCCCGATCCACCTGGTCGAGGTCGACGGCGTGACCCACCGCGTCAGCCACGACGAGGGCGGCGTGCTGCGCTCCCCCGCGCCCGCGCTGGTGGTCGCGACCCCGCTGGCGGTCGGCGACGAGGTCGAGGCGGGCGCGCCCGTGCTCGTCCTGGAGAGCATGAAGATGGAGACCGTCCTGCGCTCGCCGGTCAAGGCTCGGGTCAAGGAGTGCCTGGTCTCGGTCGGCAGCCAGGTCGAGACCGGTGCGCCGTTGCTGCGCCTGGAGCCGATCGGCGACGACACGGCGACCGAGGTCGTCGAGTCCGAGGCGGTCGACCTCGATCTGCCGGCCGAGCCGACCGACCGGACCATCGAGGAGCGGGTGACCCGGGGCATCGCCGACCTGACCAGCCTGCTGCTCGGCTACGACCTCGATCCGCGCGACGAGCGGCGGGCGTTGTCGAGCTATCTGGCCGCCCGGGTCGACCTGGGATATCGGCCGCTGCGCCGGGAAGCCGGGCTGCTGCAGGTCTTCGCCGACCTGTCCGAGCTGAGCCGCAACCGGCCGGCCGGCGAGGAGAACAAGGCCGACACCCGGGTGCACAGCCCCCGCGAGTACTTCCACACCTACCTGCAGAGCCTCGATGTCGAGCGGGCCGGGCTGTCGGAGACCTTCCGCACCCGGCTGGCCCGGGCGCTCGCGCACTACGGCATCGACGACTTTGAGCGTACGCCGGAGCTGGAAGACGCCGTGTTCCGGATCTTCCTGGCGCAGCAGCGCGCGGCGGCCGACGTCTCGGTCATCGTCACGTTCCTCCAGCAGTGGCTGACCGAGCCGCTGCCGCCGGAGAACCTGCGCGAGCAGGTGGGTCAGGCGCTGGAGCACCTGATCGCGGCGACACAGCTGCGTTTCCCGGCCGTGGCCGACCTGGCGCGCAGCATCGTGTTCCGCTGGGCCGCCCAGCCGATGCTGCGCCGCAAGCGGGCCGAGGTGTACGCCGACGTCCGCGGCCACCTTCGCTACCTTGACGAGCACCCGGACGCGGCCGACCGCGGCGAGCGCATCGCCAAGATGGTCGCCACCCCCGAGCCCCTGGTACGCCTCCTCGGCCAGCGGATCGGCCGGCCGGGCGCCGACCACGGCCCGATGCTGGAGGTGCTGAGCCGCCGCTACTACGGCAACCGGGGCCTGATCGAGGCCACCTGCGCCGACCGGGCCGGCGCCGCGTTCTTCACCGCGGCGTACGACCGGGACGGCGGGCGTTTCCGGCTCGTGGCGACCGCGGCCGATCACGCCGACCTGCCCGCCGCGCTCGCCGAGGTCGCGGCGCTGTCCACCCAGGACACCGTGGCCGACGTCTACGTGACGTGGGACCACCAGCCCGACGCCGACACGATGGCGGCGACGCTGCGCCAGATCCTCGACCAGGCCGGGCTGCTCGACGTCGTCCAGCGGGTCACCATGACGGTCGCCGGGGACGCCGGCGCCGCCATGCACCACCACTTCACCTTCCTGCCCGGGTCCGGCGAGGACCTGGTCATCCGCGGGCTGCACCCGTTGATCGCCCAGCGTCTGCAGCTGCCGCGGCTGCGGAACTTCACGCTGAACCGGCTGCCCTCGGCCGACGAGGAGGTCTACGTCTTCCACTGCGTCGCGCCGGACAACCCGGCCGACGAGCGGATCGCGGCGATGGCCCAGGTCCGCGACCTGACCCCGTTGCGCGACGGGGAGGGCCGCATCGTCGCCCTGCCCGCCGTCGAAGGCGCGCTCGACGCCTGCCTCGACGCCATCCGCAAGGCGCAGGCCCAGCGGCCGGCCAAGAAGCGGTTCGACACCAACCGGATCACGCTCTACGTGTGGCCGCCGATCGAGCTGAGCGTCGCCGAGCTGAACGACGTGGCGCACCGTGTACTGCCGATCACGGCCGGCGCGGGGCTGGAGGAGGTCCTGTTCATCGGCCGCCAGCGGGACGAGGCGACCGGTGAGCTGATCGAGATCGCCGTCAAGATCTCCTACGACCAGGGCATGCAGATCTCGGCCGCGGAGCCGACGAACGAGCCGATCCAGCCGCTCGACGACTACCGGCAGAAGGTCTTGGCGGCCCGCCGCCGGGGCACGACGTATCCGTACGAGCTGACCGACATGCTCGCCGGGACGGACGGCACGTTCATCGAGCACGACCTCGACGACACCGGCGCGCTGGTCCCGGTCGACCGGCCGAAGGGGCAGAACAAGGCGGGCCTGGTCGCGGGCGTCGTGCGTACGCCGACCGAGCGGTATCCCGAGGGCGTCACCCGGGTCGTGCTGCTCGGCGATCCGACCAAGGCGCTCGGCGCGCTCTCCGAGCCGGAATGTGCCCGGGTCATCGCCGCGCTCGACCTGGCCGAGCGGATGCGGGTCCCGCTCGACTGGTTCGCACTGTCGGCCGGTGCCCGGATCTCGATGGACTCCGGCACGGAGAACATGGACTGGGTGGCCGCCGCGCTCAAGCGGATCGTCGAGTTCACCCAGGCCGGCGGCGAGATCAACATCGTGGTCGCCGGGATCACCGTCGGCGCCCAGCCGTATTGGAACGCCGAGGCGACGATGCTCATGCACACCAAGGGCATCCTGGTGATGACGCCGGACTCGGCGATGGTGCTCACCGGCAAGCAGTCGCTGGACTTCTCGGGCGGCGTGTCGGCCGAGGACAACTTCGGCATCGGCGGCTACGACCGGGTCATGGGCCCGAACGGGCAGGCCCAGTACTGGGCGCCGGACCTGCGGGGCGCCCGCGAGGTGCTGATGGCGCACTACGACCACGCGTACGTCGCGCCCGGGGAGACCCGGCCGCGCCGGGCGGCCACCACCGACCCGACCGACCGTGACGTCTCCGGCTACCCGCACTCGATGCCTGACAGCGACTTCACCACGGTCGGGGAGATCTTCTCCAAGGAGCGCAACCCGGACCGGAAGAAGGCGTTCGACATCCGTTCGCTCATGCGGGCGCTGGCCGACCAGGATCACGCGGTCCTGGAGCGCTGGGCCGGCATGGCCGACGCCGAGACCGCCGTCGTGCAGGACGTCCACCTGGGTGGCATCCCGGTGACGCTGCTCGGCATCGAGTCCCGCTCGGTGTCGCGGCGCGGGTTCCCGCCCACCGACGGCCCCGACACCTACACGGCGGGCACCCTGTTCCCGCAGTCGTCGAAGAAGGCCGCCCGGGCGATCAACGCCGCCAGCGGCAACCGGCCTCTGGTGGTGCTGGCGAACCTGTCCGGGTTCGACGGCTCGCCGGAGTCGATGCGCAAACTCCAGCTGGAGTACGGCGCGGAGATCGGCCGGGCGATCGTCAACTTCCAGGGGCCGATCGTCTTCACCGTGATCTCCCGCTACCACGGCGGCGCGTTCGTGGTCTTCTCCAAGGCGCTCAACCCGTCGATGACGGTGCTCGCGGTGGACGGCTCGTTCGCCTCGGTCATCGGCGGCGCCCCGGCGGCGGCCGTCGTGTTCGTCGGTGACGTCAACGGGCGTACGGCGAAGGACGTGCGGGTGACCGACCTGGAGAAGGCGATCGCGGCCGCTTCCGGGGCCGAGCGGGCCGCCCTGATCAGTCAGCTGACCGAGGTGCGCTCGAGCGTACGCGCGGAGAAGCTCGGCGAGGTCGCGGCGGAGTTCGACCGGGTCCACAGCATCCAGCGGGCGGTCGAGGTCGGCTCGGTCGACGCCATCATCCGCCCCGAGGAGCTGCGCCCGCAGATCATCGCGGCCGTCGAACGGGGCCTTGCCGCCTGA
- a CDS encoding sensor histidine kinase, which yields MRWTGNVAAGWPAIGAAILGTAAVAESAVRTASHPDMAGFAALATLAMVAPLALIRVWPGTAAALSASACLLGLFLGAFPPAAGLAALTLLYLTTAIRRKPWTGLVLVLPFAAYAVAPVAADQPGGRTLAVVLFAVTGLAAAGGAAYRARGEAQRQAAADQAVQDSLLEHIARGERARIARELHDVVAHHISMIAVQAEAARLTTPGMPPEGAKRLVAIGDTARTALTEMRRLLGVLREDTASAPISPVRRPQPTLQDLTELLDEVRDLGSGSARLIVSGSVAPLDQGIELTAYRIVQEALTNARRHAAGAAVDVELHYRPDALLVRVRDSGPGRSAGVPGHGLAGMRERAAMAGGRLIAGPGPTGGFVVEAVLPVAKGDQ from the coding sequence GTGAGGTGGACGGGAAACGTGGCGGCGGGCTGGCCCGCGATCGGCGCCGCCATCCTGGGCACCGCCGCCGTCGCCGAGAGCGCCGTGCGTACCGCTTCTCATCCGGACATGGCCGGCTTCGCGGCGCTCGCCACGCTCGCGATGGTCGCTCCGCTCGCGCTGATCCGCGTGTGGCCCGGCACGGCGGCCGCCCTCTCGGCGTCCGCGTGCCTGCTCGGGCTGTTCCTGGGCGCTTTCCCGCCCGCCGCCGGGCTCGCGGCGCTCACTCTTCTCTACCTGACTACGGCGATACGCCGAAAGCCGTGGACGGGTCTGGTGCTGGTCCTGCCGTTCGCGGCGTACGCCGTCGCGCCCGTGGCAGCCGATCAGCCCGGTGGGCGTACGCTCGCCGTCGTCCTCTTCGCGGTCACCGGGCTCGCCGCGGCCGGGGGAGCGGCGTACCGGGCGCGGGGTGAGGCGCAGCGGCAGGCCGCCGCCGATCAGGCCGTCCAGGATTCGCTGCTGGAGCACATCGCCCGGGGCGAACGGGCGCGGATCGCTCGCGAACTGCACGACGTCGTGGCGCACCACATCTCGATGATCGCGGTGCAGGCGGAGGCGGCCCGGCTGACGACGCCCGGCATGCCGCCCGAGGGGGCCAAACGGCTCGTCGCCATCGGCGACACCGCCCGGACGGCGCTGACCGAGATGCGACGGCTGCTCGGTGTCCTGCGGGAAGACACGGCGTCCGCCCCGATCAGCCCGGTCCGCCGCCCACAGCCCACCCTGCAGGACCTCACGGAACTGCTGGACGAGGTACGCGACCTCGGCTCCGGGAGCGCTCGGCTCATCGTGTCCGGCTCGGTCGCACCCTTGGATCAAGGGATCGAGCTCACGGCGTACCGCATTGTGCAAGAGGCGCTGACGAACGCCCGGCGGCATGCCGCGGGTGCCGCAGTGGACGTGGAGCTGCATTATCGGCCGGACGCGTTGCTGGTGCGGGTGCGCGACAGCGGGCCGGGACGCAGCGCGGGCGTGCCGGGACACGGACTCGCCGGAATGCGTGAGCGGGCCGCGATGGCCGGCGGGCGGTTGATCGCTGGGCCTGGTCCCACCGGGGGCTTCGTGGTGGAGGCGGTTCTGCCGGTGGCGAAGGGAGATCAGTGA
- a CDS encoding ABC transporter permease subunit, producing MRGFGGLLRAEWVKLRSVNRWVIALFGAAVLTIGISLLGANGSDTDINDKPNFVVGPTGAPVADAFAYVHQPATGDVSLTVKVGSLNRQEEPPERKLPGGDSMMTKLDDPSPWNGTSAGILIKDGTTSGSSYAAVFVNSSQGVRLQSDFHTDVAGQSSTAPQWLRLTRSGNVISAYQSADGNTWAKIGEVTPAHLPATAEIGFYVASSPTLYVSRGAGGSSVAAHMTRSTATFEGITLTGATASTWQTGAVRQPGDEGREVKSGAPNPTEFQESGGTYTVTGAGRIGPQDFNDDPVEASLLGVIAGVMALIAVGVLYATSEYRRGMIRTTFAAEPRRGRVLAAKALVLGGTAFALGLVGVVAGYLIARPALRKNGFAPPAFPDESITDPVVIRVLLLSAAFMALLAVFAMAVGVLLRHSAGAITLTIVLVILPIIVGSILPGTLPRLLMYTTLAGGMATQRAKPPTLTLAEPWALIGPWAGIGVVAAYTAVALGLAWWSLRRRDV from the coding sequence ATGAGGGGCTTCGGCGGCCTGCTGCGGGCGGAATGGGTCAAACTGCGCTCGGTCAACCGCTGGGTGATCGCCCTGTTCGGCGCGGCCGTGCTGACCATCGGCATCAGCCTGCTCGGCGCCAACGGGTCCGACACCGACATCAACGACAAGCCCAACTTCGTCGTCGGACCCACCGGTGCTCCGGTCGCCGACGCGTTCGCCTACGTCCACCAGCCGGCGACCGGCGATGTCTCCCTCACCGTCAAGGTCGGCTCGCTGAACCGGCAGGAAGAACCGCCGGAACGCAAACTCCCCGGTGGCGACAGCATGATGACCAAGCTGGACGATCCGTCGCCGTGGAACGGGACCTCGGCCGGCATCTTGATCAAAGACGGCACGACGTCCGGCTCTTCCTACGCGGCGGTGTTCGTCAACTCCAGCCAAGGCGTACGCCTGCAGTCCGACTTCCACACCGACGTCGCCGGGCAGTCCTCGACGGCCCCCCAATGGCTGCGGCTCACCCGGTCGGGGAACGTGATCTCGGCGTATCAGTCGGCCGACGGGAACACCTGGGCGAAGATCGGCGAGGTGACCCCGGCCCATCTGCCGGCCACCGCCGAGATCGGGTTCTACGTCGCCTCCTCGCCCACCCTCTACGTGTCCCGGGGCGCGGGCGGATCGTCGGTGGCCGCGCACATGACGCGATCGACCGCCACCTTCGAAGGCATCACCCTGACCGGCGCGACGGCGTCCACCTGGCAGACCGGTGCGGTCCGGCAACCGGGCGACGAGGGCCGGGAGGTGAAGTCGGGCGCACCCAACCCGACAGAGTTCCAAGAGTCCGGCGGAACCTACACGGTGACCGGCGCAGGCCGGATCGGCCCGCAGGACTTCAACGACGACCCGGTGGAAGCCTCCCTGCTCGGCGTCATCGCGGGCGTCATGGCCCTGATCGCCGTCGGCGTCCTGTACGCCACGTCGGAGTACCGGCGGGGCATGATCCGCACGACCTTCGCCGCCGAACCCCGGCGAGGCCGGGTGCTCGCCGCCAAGGCGCTGGTCCTCGGCGGTACCGCGTTCGCCCTGGGCCTCGTCGGAGTGGTCGCGGGGTATCTGATCGCCCGCCCGGCGCTGCGAAAGAACGGCTTCGCCCCGCCTGCCTTCCCGGACGAGTCCATCACCGACCCCGTCGTCATCCGCGTACTGCTGTTGTCGGCGGCGTTCATGGCGCTGCTCGCCGTCTTCGCGATGGCTGTCGGCGTACTACTGCGGCACAGCGCCGGGGCGATCACGCTGACGATCGTGCTCGTGATCCTGCCGATCATCGTCGGCTCGATCCTGCCCGGCACGCTGCCGAGACTGCTCATGTACACCACCCTCGCCGGCGGCATGGCGACGCAGCGGGCCAAACCCCCGACGCTGACCCTCGCCGAACCGTGGGCACTCATCGGGCCGTGGGCGGGCATCGGCGTGGTCGCGGCGTACACCGCGGTGGCGCTCGGGCTGGCCTGGTGGTCGCTGCGGCGGAGGGACGTGTGA
- a CDS encoding ABC transporter permease translates to MRTVRAEWTKLRSLPSTGWLLLAAVVATVALGFAVTGSIDADHCRSECHEDLTRMSLMGVRLGQAAVAILAALAVTSEYATRTIRPTLTATPGRIRVLLSKLTVVTGLALAAGAAGMAGSLLAARAVLPGKGFTPANGYAYLSLADHLTLRAYAGSVLYLGLIALISAGLGFVLRDTGGTIAAILALLYGSPLIAMFITDAKWQHRIHRFSPMDAGLAIQSTRDFAATTHIGPWAGLGVLAAYAAAAVLAGAILFRLRDA, encoded by the coding sequence GTGAGGACCGTGCGAGCGGAGTGGACCAAACTGCGATCCCTGCCCAGCACCGGATGGCTGCTGCTCGCCGCGGTGGTCGCGACGGTGGCCCTCGGCTTCGCGGTCACCGGATCGATCGACGCCGACCACTGCCGCAGCGAATGCCACGAGGACCTGACCCGGATGAGCCTGATGGGCGTACGCCTCGGGCAGGCCGCGGTGGCGATCCTGGCCGCCCTCGCGGTGACCTCGGAGTACGCCACCCGCACGATCCGGCCGACGCTGACCGCGACACCCGGGCGCATCCGGGTGCTGCTGAGCAAGCTCACGGTGGTCACCGGGCTGGCGCTGGCGGCCGGGGCGGCGGGAATGGCCGGCTCGCTGCTGGCCGCCCGCGCCGTCCTGCCCGGCAAAGGGTTCACCCCCGCCAACGGGTACGCCTACCTGTCGCTGGCGGACCACCTGACCCTGCGGGCGTACGCCGGATCGGTGCTCTACCTGGGGCTGATCGCGTTGATCAGCGCCGGGCTCGGGTTCGTCCTGCGAGACACCGGCGGCACCATCGCGGCGATCCTGGCGCTGCTCTACGGCTCGCCGCTGATCGCCATGTTCATCACCGACGCCAAGTGGCAGCATCGCATCCACCGGTTCTCGCCGATGGACGCCGGGCTGGCCATCCAATCCACCCGGGACTTCGCGGCCACCACCCACATCGGGCCCTGGGCCGGTCTGGGTGTGCTCGCGGCCTACGCCGCCGCAGCGGTGCTCGCCGGAGCGATCCTGTTCCGACTCCGCGACGCCTGA
- a CDS encoding response regulator: MSVTRIVVVDDQEVVRAAFAALLATQPDFAVVGAAADGAQAVRVCREQRPDVVLMDVRMPVVDGIEATRRVLADGGDTRVVILTTFDLDEHVYDALEAGASGFLLKDVTAERLFDAVRVVAAGDALLAPAVTRRLVAEFARLRVRRPSPPTSLSTLTPRETEVLRLIAEGLSNPEIAARLVVGEETVKTHVSRVLGKLGLRDRTQAVVLAYESGLIVPGGPAF; the protein is encoded by the coding sequence GTGAGCGTCACGCGCATCGTCGTCGTCGACGACCAGGAGGTGGTGCGGGCCGCGTTCGCCGCGTTGCTGGCGACGCAGCCGGACTTCGCGGTCGTCGGGGCGGCGGCCGACGGCGCGCAAGCCGTCCGGGTATGCCGTGAGCAGCGGCCCGACGTCGTCCTGATGGACGTGCGGATGCCCGTCGTCGACGGCATCGAGGCGACCCGCCGCGTGCTGGCCGACGGCGGAGACACCCGGGTCGTCATCCTCACCACGTTCGACCTGGACGAACACGTCTACGACGCGTTGGAGGCGGGCGCGAGCGGCTTCCTGCTCAAGGACGTCACCGCCGAGCGTCTGTTCGACGCCGTACGCGTCGTCGCCGCCGGCGACGCCCTCCTCGCCCCGGCGGTGACCCGCAGGCTCGTCGCGGAGTTCGCCCGATTGCGCGTACGCCGTCCAAGCCCGCCCACGAGTCTGTCCACATTGACTCCCCGGGAGACGGAGGTGCTCCGGCTGATCGCCGAGGGGCTGTCGAACCCGGAGATCGCCGCCCGGCTGGTCGTCGGCGAGGAGACGGTGAAGACGCACGTCAGCCGGGTGCTGGGCAAACTCGGTCTGCGCGACCGAACCCAAGCCGTCGTCCTCGCTTACGAGTCCGGCCTGATCGTCCCCGGCGGGCCGGCTTTCTAG